In the Bacteroidales bacterium genome, GCACAAGCAATAATTAACTTAACTCAAAGCACTCAGGATAAAGGGTGGAAGTCATTCGAAAGTACAAAAAACAGATATTGGATCCTTGAAAATCTTACCAACCAGAATTATAAGGCATTCAGAGAAAACATGTACAAATATCATAGACTTGGAATGGATGTAATGAGTGAAAAAACTGATAATGCGCGGCAAACAATTAGTAGTTGCATGGAATTACTGCAAAAACTTAACAGGGAAAAGCCAAATTTGTACATTCTGCAGCTTTTCTTTACTGCAAAATGCGATGAGCTTGTTAACATTTTCACACAAGCACCACCGATGGAAAAAACACAGATAGCAAAAATACTAAGTGACGTTGACCCCGGAAATTCCGGAAAGTACAGGGCTATTACATCGGGTAAATAATGTGCGTCTTGCATTTGATAAATAATATAAAATAAACACCAATGTTAAATCACCTTTCCGTTGAGAATTATGCCCTGATTGATAAATTGGATATAGATTTTTCAGAAGGATTGACTATTATTACAGGCGAAACAGGTGCCGGCAAATCAATATTAATTGGTGCCTTATCATTAATTCTCGGACAAAGAGCCGACATACAGGCATTGCAGGATAAAAATAAAAAATGTATTATAGAAGGAACTTTTAAAATTAAAGATTATCCGGTAAAAGATTTTTTCGAACAAAACAATCTTGATTACGATGATTTGACGGTAATACGCAGGGAAGTGAATCCTGCCGGAAAGTCAAGGGCTTTTATAAATGATACTCCCGTTTCTCTTGCTCAGATTAAAGATTTAACTCAACATCTTATCGACATTCATTCGCAGCACGAAACTTTAACAATTACCGATTCGCAGTTTCAGCTTGATTTTATTGACAGTTTTGTAAAAAATAATGCAATTATAAATAATTACAAACATAAATACAGGCAATATAAACAGCTTTTGCAGCAATTTAATGAATCGGTTGAAAAAGAAAAACAGGCAAAAACCGATTTGGATTACAATCAGTTTTTATTTAACGAACTTGAATCGGCAAACCTTAAATTACGCGAACAGGAAGAACTCGAAAAGGAACTTGAAGCATTAACTCATTCGGAAGAAATAAAGTCGAACCTTTCGAAAGCTTCACTAATACTGAATGATTCGGAGAATAATGTTTTGATAAAAATTGCCGAAATACGAGAACTGCTCACTCAAACAGTTAAATATTTTCCCGAAGTAAATGAAATACATGAAAGATTTAATAACGTTAATATTGAGTTGAAAGAGTTATCGAGAGATATTGAAAGCATTGAGAGTAAAGTTATATCTAATCCCGAAAGAACAAATGAAATATCGCAACGACTCGATATTATTTATCATTTACAGCAAAAACACAAAGTTCAGAATATTGAGGAATTGCTTAATATTAAAGAATTATTAAATGATAAGCTTCTGCATGTTACTTCCCTCGAAGATGAAATCAGAAAACTTGAAGAAAAAATAAATTTGCAGAAAAATGAATTGCTACAATCGGCTAAAATAATTTCCGATAAAAGAAATTCATCATTTTCAAAAATTCAAAACCAGCTTGAAGCAATTTTATCAATGCTCGGAATGCCCGATGCAGCTATTGAAGTTAAAAATTTAATTTCGGAAGAATTCAATGAAAACGGAATTGATAGAATTAACTTTTTGTTTTCTGCAAACAAGGGCAGCGAACCTAAAGAATTGTCGAAAGTGGCTTCAGGCGGTGAAATGTCAAGGTTAATGCTTGCCATTAAATCACTTATTTCACAGAGAACTTTACTTCCGACAATAATTTTTGATGAAGTTGACCAGGGTGTTTCCGGCAACATTGCCGACAAGGTTGGTGCAATTATGAAAAAAATGACTTCTGCAATGCAGGTAATTAGTATTACTCATTTACCGCAAATAGCAAGCAAGGCAAATGTTCATTACATAGTTTACAAGGAAACTGCCGGCAATACCACAAAAACGCAAATCAAAAAATTAAACGAAAAACAAAGAATTGAAGAAATAGCAAAAATGCTCAGTGGCAAAGAACTCACTACCGCTGCTATTGAAAATGCTAAAGTGCTTCTCGAAATGAAATAATTTTTTTTACCGCTAAGGCGCTAAGACGCAAAGTTTCGTTGAATTTTTCTTTGCAATTATTCTTTTTTCTAATTCACAAAGCTATTAGTGCTGTCGGGTTTGGGGCTGAACTTCATGAAAATATAAAGCTCATCTGCTTGGGTTACATTTGTTTTATTGACTCTCATATAACGAGTAATTCTAAATGTAGAATCGTTAATAATTTCGCCTGAGTAATCGTTGGCGATATAGTGCTTTTTTGAAGCAGATTCCCATTTCTGAAAATCAATGCCGCTGTTCGTAATTTTGAACGCCCCCCAGCTGTCTTTTTTGTCTCTGATGCTACTGTAAAAACTGCCATCAATAATTCTGTTTTTTAAATCGGCTAATTGGCTTGGTGTGTATCTATTGCCAATATACAGCAAAACTCCGTTTCTGTAAAAGCAAAGAACTGAATAATAAATGCTGTCGGATTTCTGGTAGTAAAATCCGTCAATTCGCAGTTGATTTCCTGTATACTGCGATTGGTAAAAAGCTAACTTGTCGTCTTTCATGCAACTAAATACAAATAGCATAAGAAGCAATATGATTATATTTTTTGTGAGTTTCATTATTTTTATTTTACAATGGTATAAAGTTAAATAAATTTCTTTGATTTAATGAATTTGTCCCAAAATAATAAATAGAAATACTGTTTGTATAACAAAAAAGGAGAGAAAAATCCCTCCTTTATTTTTATATATTTTAATATTTTGATTTACTTTTTTGTAAAACCTTTTTCACGTGCTTTTTTAAGGCAGGCAGAAATGCCATTTTTATTTATATTTCTTATGCCTTCGGTGGAAACTTTAAGAGTTATCCATTTGTTTTCTTCAGGTATAAAAAATTTCTTGTCCTGTAAATTCGGATTGAATTTTCGGTTTGTTTTCTTGTTTGAATGCGAAACTTTATGCCCGCTTATGGCTTTCTTTCCTGTTAATTGGCAAATTCTTGACATCGTTTAATTTTTTTAAATTTTAAAGAGTTGCAAATTTACATAAAATTTTTGAGAAATATCAAATGTTTTTCAAAATTTCTTTCCGCAGCATATTGAGTGCCGTAATTGCAGCTCTTTGAATATTTCTTTCTCTGTTATCGCCGAATAAAAACTTTTGTGCTGTAACTTTGTGCGGTGTGGCAATTGCGAGCCAAGTTGTACCTACAGGTTTTTCATTTGTTCCACCTGTGGAACCCGCAATTCCTGATGAGGCAACAGCATAATCGGTTTTAAATTTTTCTTTAACACCTTTTGCCATTTCAATAACAACTTCTTCGCTCACTGCTTCGTATTTTTCAATGCTTTTGGGCGAAACACCAAGCTCATTTATTTTCACATCATTTGAATAACAAATTATAGCACCTTTGAAATAGTAAGAACTTCCGGGAATACTTGTTATTTTATGTGAAATATAGCCGCCAGTGCAACTTTCGCCAATTGCTAATGTTTTGTTTTTCGATTTCAGAAGTTTGCCTACAATTTCCTCGAGTGTTTCATTATCATATCCGAAAATGAATTCAGGAATAATATTTTTAAGTTTCTTAATTTGCTTTTCAACTTCATTAACAAGTTTATCTTTTTTATCTCCATAAGCGGAAAGCCGTAATCGTACTATTCCCGGTGATGGGAGATAAGCGAGTTTAATAAAATCAGGGAGATTTAATTCCCATTTTTCAAGAATGTCGGAAAGAAAGGATTCTCCTTTGCCTTGAGTTAATATAGTTTTGTGAAATATTGCCTGTATTTTGAAATGATTTTTTATTTCATTAAGAACATATTGTTGCATCATTTCTTTCATTTCAAAAGGCACACCGGGCATTGAAACAAAAACTTTTCTATCTTTTTCGAACCACATTCCGGGTGCAGTACCAGTTTTATTCCTGAATATTTTGCAGCTTTCAGGAACTTCTGCCTGCTTTTTGTTTAACTCGGTTAGTCCAATGCCTCTTTTAGCAAAGAATCCTTCAATATCTTTACAAACATCTTTATTCAAAACAAGTTTTGTATTGAAGTATTTGCAGAGGGTTTGTTTTGTATAATCGTCTTTTGTAGGACCCAAGCCGCCTGTAATTAAAATAAGGTCGGCTCTTTTACATGCGTCATCAAGGGCGTTAATAATATTTTTTGGAATATCGGCAACAACAGTAATTTGTGCGATTTTTATTCCCGCAAGATTAAGTTGTTCTGCAAGCCATGAAGAATTGGTATTTACAATTTGCCCGATTAAGAGTTCATCGCCGATTGAAATTATTTCCGCATACATTATTACTTCTGCCCTGAATTCTTAATAAGCCAGAATTTCTCTTGTGCCATCGAAATGTGAAGGCGTGATGGTCATTACCGGAATATCCGTAGTTCGTATAACTTCACTTGTAGTGGAGCCAACAAAAAATTCAACCCAGTTAACTTCCTGCTGAGTCATAAGAATAATAAGGTCTATATCCTTTTGTTTTTTTGCATAATTTAAAATTGCCTGTGCGAGTGTTTTTTCTTTTTTTGTTGTTGTTACTATTTCGGCAGTGCACTTTATATTTTTTTCTTCAATAATATCTTTTACCTGATAAATTTGTCCTTTAAGTTTTTTAATAACATAATCCTGTCCGGTCATCAGTGCCGACATAACTTTAATTGTAGAGCCGAAATATTTTG is a window encoding:
- the recN gene encoding DNA repair protein RecN: MLNHLSVENYALIDKLDIDFSEGLTIITGETGAGKSILIGALSLILGQRADIQALQDKNKKCIIEGTFKIKDYPVKDFFEQNNLDYDDLTVIRREVNPAGKSRAFINDTPVSLAQIKDLTQHLIDIHSQHETLTITDSQFQLDFIDSFVKNNAIINNYKHKYRQYKQLLQQFNESVEKEKQAKTDLDYNQFLFNELESANLKLREQEELEKELEALTHSEEIKSNLSKASLILNDSENNVLIKIAEIRELLTQTVKYFPEVNEIHERFNNVNIELKELSRDIESIESKVISNPERTNEISQRLDIIYHLQQKHKVQNIEELLNIKELLNDKLLHVTSLEDEIRKLEEKINLQKNELLQSAKIISDKRNSSFSKIQNQLEAILSMLGMPDAAIEVKNLISEEFNENGIDRINFLFSANKGSEPKELSKVASGGEMSRLMLAIKSLISQRTLLPTIIFDEVDQGVSGNIADKVGAIMKKMTSAMQVISITHLPQIASKANVHYIVYKETAGNTTKTQIKKLNEKQRIEEIAKMLSGKELTTAAIENAKVLLEMK
- a CDS encoding competence/damage-inducible protein A, whose translation is MYAEIISIGDELLIGQIVNTNSSWLAEQLNLAGIKIAQITVVADIPKNIINALDDACKRADLILITGGLGPTKDDYTKQTLCKYFNTKLVLNKDVCKDIEGFFAKRGIGLTELNKKQAEVPESCKIFRNKTGTAPGMWFEKDRKVFVSMPGVPFEMKEMMQQYVLNEIKNHFKIQAIFHKTILTQGKGESFLSDILEKWELNLPDFIKLAYLPSPGIVRLRLSAYGDKKDKLVNEVEKQIKKLKNIIPEFIFGYDNETLEEIVGKLLKSKNKTLAIGESCTGGYISHKITSIPGSSYYFKGAIICYSNDVKINELGVSPKSIEKYEAVSEEVVIEMAKGVKEKFKTDYAVASSGIAGSTGGTNEKPVGTTWLAIATPHKVTAQKFLFGDNRERNIQRAAITALNMLRKEILKNI
- a CDS encoding DUF4835 family protein → AQAIINLTQSTQDKGWKSFESTKNRYWILENLTNQNYKAFRENMYKYHRLGMDVMSEKTDNARQTISSCMELLQKLNREKPNLYILQLFFTAKCDELVNIFTQAPPMEKTQIAKILSDVDPGNSGKYRAITSGK
- the rpmB gene encoding 50S ribosomal protein L28, producing MSRICQLTGKKAISGHKVSHSNKKTNRKFNPNLQDKKFFIPEENKWITLKVSTEGIRNINKNGISACLKKAREKGFTKK